A part of Candidatus Electrothrix aestuarii genomic DNA contains:
- a CDS encoding PP2C family protein-serine/threonine phosphatase, translating into MKKKCTISTKVFCLAVTITVISTAVHGFIAYHEQHKEFINGVHEKLFAAAWALPSMLPVDAIHDKIKGPDSISPEEHLKYLTTLSKYTKKIKIAYLYTYIKFDDAFRVATTNATPTELKNGEETAFFTKYQKVPKEMQDAWKTQTIQYGEYGDEWGHFLSIFVPMQTKSGTPYIIGADVSLDFVSGKLAQALLFHTGIGLCFIFIILLLCWSVVHKYISPIGKLAAFTKELASTDFQLSEEKREELTFIKEQYTDEVGQLAEAFLEMQGKLTEYIHNLQETTAAKERIESELRIANSIQMSFLNKQFPPFPERHEFDLYAILVPAREVGGDLYDFCLLDEDHLLFYIGDVAGKGVPAALFMAVTMTLMHDTAKTDYTSVADPADILKKVNISLCRKNESLLFVTLTCFILNLKTGMLTYSNAGHNPPVVLRNDGSTEWMELPKGLVLGIMPEATFSSKTFQLHPGDKIVLETDGVTEAMSPEETLYSSERFIETISVQHGRTAEEISKAIMRSVTEHANGAPPSDDLTIMSLEYRGALL; encoded by the coding sequence ATGAAAAAAAAATGTACCATCAGTACCAAAGTCTTCTGCCTTGCAGTAACCATCACCGTAATATCAACTGCCGTCCACGGTTTTATAGCCTATCACGAACAACACAAGGAGTTTATCAATGGTGTACATGAAAAGCTCTTTGCAGCGGCTTGGGCACTCCCCAGCATGCTTCCTGTCGATGCAATTCACGATAAAATAAAAGGGCCAGATTCCATCTCGCCAGAGGAACATCTGAAATATCTCACTACCCTCAGTAAGTACACCAAAAAAATTAAAATCGCCTATCTCTACACCTACATAAAATTTGATGATGCCTTTAGGGTTGCAACCACGAATGCAACGCCCACGGAGCTAAAAAACGGAGAAGAAACAGCCTTCTTTACAAAATACCAGAAAGTCCCGAAAGAAATGCAGGATGCCTGGAAAACCCAAACGATTCAATACGGTGAGTATGGCGATGAATGGGGACATTTCCTCTCTATCTTTGTGCCTATGCAGACAAAATCCGGCACCCCTTATATTATTGGCGCAGATGTTTCCCTTGACTTTGTTTCCGGGAAGCTCGCCCAAGCCCTGCTCTTTCACACAGGAATAGGTCTCTGCTTCATCTTTATTATTTTGCTCCTCTGCTGGTCAGTTGTTCACAAGTATATAAGCCCTATTGGAAAGCTTGCTGCCTTTACCAAGGAACTGGCCAGCACAGACTTTCAACTTTCAGAGGAAAAACGAGAGGAACTCACATTTATCAAAGAACAATACACCGATGAGGTAGGCCAGCTTGCCGAAGCTTTTTTAGAGATGCAGGGCAAGCTCACAGAATACATCCATAACCTCCAGGAAACCACTGCTGCCAAGGAACGCATTGAAAGCGAACTCCGTATTGCCAACAGCATCCAGATGAGCTTCCTCAACAAACAATTCCCTCCCTTTCCTGAACGCCATGAATTTGACCTCTATGCAATTCTGGTCCCAGCCAGAGAGGTTGGAGGCGACCTGTACGATTTCTGCCTCCTGGATGAAGATCATCTCCTGTTCTACATAGGAGATGTGGCTGGCAAAGGGGTACCAGCAGCCCTTTTTATGGCCGTGACCATGACCCTGATGCATGATACCGCAAAAACCGATTACACATCAGTGGCAGACCCGGCAGATATACTCAAAAAAGTGAACATAAGCCTCTGTAGAAAGAACGAAAGCCTCCTCTTTGTTACCCTCACCTGCTTTATCCTTAACCTCAAAACCGGCATGCTGACCTACTCCAATGCAGGACATAATCCTCCAGTGGTCCTCAGAAACGACGGAAGCACCGAATGGATGGAACTGCCCAAGGGGCTCGTTCTCGGCATCATGCCGGAGGCCACCTTTAGCAGCAAAACCTTTCAACTCCATCCCGGCGACAAGATCGTGCTGGAAACCGATGGGGTGACTGAGGCCATGAGCCCTGAAGAAACGCTCTATTCATCAGAGCGCTTCATCGAGACGATCAGCGTTCAGCACGGAAGGACGGCTGAAGAGATCTCCAAGGCCATCATGCGCAGCGTTACTGAGCACGCAAACGGTGCGCCCCCATCTGATGACCTCACCATTATGTCCCTGGAATACAGAGGCGCACTCCTCTAA
- a CDS encoding tetratricopeptide repeat protein: MGLDNFAWSFADFIFNGCFPSRLHDQLAGELVKARLMKASRRFDEALEVIDKTLQRMPKYPEALFLKAQILWEGYADYSGAKACLQQVLQLKKMRNEKDETIRRWSEHMLKEMREERRAQRRRVEKDKRQG; encoded by the coding sequence ATGGGACTTGACAACTTTGCCTGGAGTTTTGCCGACTTTATCTTTAATGGTTGCTTTCCCTCGCGTCTACATGACCAACTCGCGGGCGAGCTGGTCAAGGCGAGGCTCATGAAGGCCTCAAGACGCTTTGACGAAGCCCTTGAGGTCATCGATAAAACGCTCCAGAGAATGCCCAAGTACCCGGAAGCGCTTTTCCTGAAGGCACAGATACTCTGGGAAGGCTATGCCGATTATTCAGGGGCAAAAGCCTGCCTCCAACAGGTTCTTCAGCTGAAGAAAATGCGGAACGAAAAGGACGAGACCATCCGCCGCTGGTCTGAGCACATGCTCAAGGAAATGCGGGAGGAACGGCGGGCGCAACGCAGGAGAGTGGAGAAGGATAAGCGGCAGGGGTAG
- a CDS encoding tetratricopeptide repeat protein translates to MAEYEEAHKLYRDLAKKEPEAFLPKVATTLNNLAILHSDTGNFAPALAEYEEALKLYRGLAKKEPDAFLPDVAMTLNNLAILHYATKDFAPSLAAYEEALKLYRGLAEKEPDAFLPGVAGTLNNLGLLHSDTKDFGPALAEYEEALKIRRDLAEKEPNAFLPNVAMTLNNLANLHSDTKDFGPALAEYEEALKIRRDLAAKEPGAFNQDLAETLLNLSIFYLESVPDKDKSVAYAQEARELLQSLIKQAPHLQGHLDMAEQLLEANKAKPTP, encoded by the coding sequence CTGGCGGAATATGAGGAGGCCCACAAGCTCTATCGCGACCTGGCGAAGAAAGAGCCGGAGGCCTTCCTGCCCAAGGTGGCAACCACCCTGAACAATCTGGCCATCCTGCACAGTGATACCGGCAACTTTGCCCCTGCCCTGGCGGAATATGAGGAGGCCCTCAAGCTCTATCGTGGCCTGGCAAAAAAAGAACCGGACGCATTCCTGCCCGATGTGGCAATGACCCTGAATAATCTGGCCATCCTGCATTATGCAACCAAGGACTTTGCCCCGTCCCTGGCGGCATACGAGGAGGCACTCAAGCTCTATCGCGGTCTGGCGGAGAAAGAGCCGGACGCCTTCCTGCCGGGTGTGGCAGGCACCCTGAACAATCTTGGGCTCCTGCACAGTGATACTAAGGACTTCGGCCCGGCCCTGGCCGAATATGAGGAGGCACTCAAGATCAGGCGCGACCTGGCGGAGAAAGAGCCAAACGCCTTCCTGCCCAATGTAGCAATGACCCTGAACAATCTGGCCAACCTGCACAGTGATACTAAGGACTTCGGCCCGGCCCTGGCCGAATATGAGGAGGCACTCAAGATCAGGCGCGACCTGGCGGCAAAGGAGCCGGGGGCCTTTAATCAGGATTTGGCAGAGACCTTGCTCAATCTGAGCATCTTCTACCTTGAGTCCGTACCGGACAAGGACAAGTCTGTGGCCTATGCCCAGGAAGCGCGGGAGCTCCTCCAGTCCCTCATCAAGCAGGCGCCCCATCTCCAAGGCCATCTTGATATGGCCGAACAATTGCTGGAGGCCAATAAGGCCAAGCCCACCCCGTAA
- a CDS encoding tetratricopeptide repeat protein, whose protein sequence is MTDNEFSNSGKDQNIAQGDRPIGKQENHYYNRPLKPRTVLLAVLLLAGIGGGAYALFAPPPASSVHQTHSGIGDNVGRDKNVSNDNSIHQTHSGTGDIVGRDKIINPNLSGSEDYKQLVQELKDAEEMLAVLPQDKIELRLKQAAKVKKLKKDLEDFKEDVFRLHEMFTRIPIDNERLRRAKAHFDKGEFREADAVLKAGEIQQDVERLKLEEQAAADRLAAVREDLAGRANEFLLKARLSLLNPVAEGEDRFGRTEHWFKQALATARTAEVLFEYAKFLQEQNAFSRAEPLYQEALQLLRSKAEENPDAFLPDVATTLNNLAILHMDTKAFAPALAEYEEALTLYRGLAEKEPEAFLPDVAMTLNNLAILH, encoded by the coding sequence ATGACGGACAACGAGTTCAGCAATAGCGGCAAAGACCAGAACATTGCTCAGGGTGACAGGCCCATAGGTAAGCAGGAAAATCACTACTACAATCGCCCTCTGAAGCCGCGTACTGTGCTGCTTGCTGTGCTTCTGCTGGCCGGGATAGGCGGTGGCGCCTATGCTCTGTTTGCTCCGCCGCCTGCCAGCTCGGTTCATCAGACCCACAGCGGCATCGGGGATAATGTCGGGCGGGACAAGAACGTCAGCAATGACAACTCCATTCACCAGACGCATAGCGGCACAGGCGATATTGTAGGGCGGGACAAGATCATCAATCCGAACCTGAGCGGTTCTGAGGATTACAAGCAGCTTGTGCAGGAACTCAAGGATGCGGAAGAGATGCTGGCAGTCCTTCCCCAAGACAAAATTGAGCTGCGTCTGAAGCAGGCCGCCAAGGTCAAGAAACTGAAAAAGGACTTGGAGGACTTCAAGGAAGATGTGTTCCGCCTCCATGAGATGTTCACCCGGATTCCCATTGATAATGAGCGGCTGCGCAGGGCCAAGGCCCATTTTGATAAGGGCGAGTTCCGGGAGGCCGATGCCGTGCTCAAGGCCGGGGAGATTCAGCAGGATGTGGAGCGGCTGAAGCTGGAAGAACAGGCAGCAGCGGACCGGCTGGCAGCAGTGCGCGAGGATTTGGCGGGGCGGGCCAACGAGTTCCTGCTCAAGGCCCGGTTGTCCCTGCTCAATCCGGTGGCAGAGGGAGAGGACAGGTTTGGGCGGACAGAGCACTGGTTTAAGCAGGCCCTGGCAACGGCACGGACGGCAGAGGTGCTGTTTGAGTATGCTAAGTTCCTTCAGGAACAGAACGCCTTCAGCAGGGCCGAGCCGCTCTATCAGGAAGCCCTGCAACTGCTCCGCAGCAAGGCCGAGGAGAACCCTGATGCCTTTCTGCCCGACGTGGCAACCACCCTGAACAATCTGGCCATCCTGCATATGGACACCAAGGCCTTTGCCCCGGCCCTGGCCGAATATGAGGAGGCCCTCACGCTCTATCGCGGCCTGGCGGAGAAAGAGCCGGAGGCCTTCCTGCCCGATGTGGCAATGACCCTGAACAATCTGGCTATCCTGCACTAG
- a CDS encoding catalase family protein codes for MQQELRPDFSLPGEKEIFKDMIKLTINMMEESQDGCPLRVQHAKAAACLTASFEVASNIPADLQHGVFSQPDKVFEAIVRFSTAQGTIEPDTDPTARGLAIKLLDVAGDRAMENDTDRSQDFLFVDHPVFPFPTPKEYKEIIKCKSFPLIGDFFALAHLLIFDPDQLKIIQEIRKKTVANPLQITYWSGSPYWLGNAASTSGQAVKYSVIPSALPAPGTAPAHLDKLPDDYLREAIAEQLAQGEVLFDFTVQRQSDPEQMPIEDTSVPWDEQQSVPVKLATLRIKKQKVSKDSALERHCEAMSFNPWHALKEHRPLGGINRLRKAVYEASFTERTRRATP; via the coding sequence ATGCAGCAAGAGCTACGCCCGGATTTTTCCCTGCCCGGAGAAAAGGAAATCTTCAAGGACATGATCAAACTCACCATCAATATGATGGAGGAATCGCAAGATGGATGCCCGCTCCGGGTACAGCATGCCAAGGCGGCAGCCTGCCTGACTGCCTCCTTTGAGGTTGCTTCCAACATTCCGGCTGATCTTCAGCACGGGGTTTTCAGCCAACCGGACAAGGTATTTGAGGCCATTGTCCGCTTTTCCACGGCCCAGGGAACCATTGAGCCTGACACTGATCCCACCGCACGGGGGCTGGCTATCAAGCTGCTTGATGTTGCCGGAGATCGGGCAATGGAGAACGACACCGACCGAAGCCAGGACTTCCTCTTTGTTGATCATCCGGTCTTTCCCTTTCCTACCCCCAAAGAATACAAAGAAATTATAAAATGCAAAAGCTTCCCACTGATTGGGGACTTCTTTGCTTTGGCTCACCTCCTGATCTTTGACCCGGACCAGTTGAAAATTATTCAGGAGATCCGAAAAAAGACTGTAGCTAATCCCCTTCAAATCACCTACTGGAGCGGCTCGCCCTACTGGCTGGGTAATGCAGCCAGCACAAGCGGCCAGGCTGTAAAGTACTCGGTTATTCCGTCTGCCTTGCCTGCTCCCGGCACAGCCCCTGCTCATCTGGACAAACTCCCTGACGACTACCTGCGCGAGGCCATTGCCGAACAGCTGGCACAAGGGGAAGTGCTCTTTGACTTCACGGTCCAACGACAAAGTGATCCAGAGCAAATGCCCATTGAAGACACCTCGGTCCCTTGGGATGAGCAGCAATCAGTCCCTGTCAAACTGGCTACATTACGTATCAAAAAGCAAAAGGTCAGCAAGGACTCTGCCTTGGAAAGGCACTGCGAAGCCATGTCCTTCAATCCCTGGCACGCCCTGAAAGAGCATCGTCCGCTGGGTGGAATTAACCGGCTGCGCAAGGCAGTGTATGAGGCCAGCTTCACAGAACGTACACGGCGAGCCACGCCATGA
- a CDS encoding heavy metal translocating P-type ATPase yields the protein MSENSDPYTIRVNDMTCAACVRRVEQAITAVEGVKNGTVNLIEKNAEVVGGDPQQVVEAIIQRGYEASLVIKEEAGDFLLSFPEGKPEQDGVLQLLSVYDADVKLLEQDGRLQVSTILHPADVLLLLQEAGITAQIEEQYDDPYVQEAEATRKEIRRSWQKAILAAVVGFGIMAGEMSGLFPPLAEARFFWFLLALLCLGVMSFSGGMYYITAWKHARHKSSSMDTLVALSTSAAWLASLLLIIWPDFVPGRHAHLYLDASVMILAFLQFGHALEVRAKQTTREAISSLVGLRAKSARILRQGGDVSGELELPVSFVRLGDTVRVRPGEKIPLDGKIKEGSTAVDESMLTGEPLPVKKKAGDQVTGGTVNTTGSFLFTVTGIGEDTTLAHIIRMVKQAQLGKPPIGRLADRVAAVFVPTVILISLLVFGVWLGVGPSPALPHALTAAIAVLVIACPCALGLASPIAIMVGTSRAAELNILVRNPDGLQSAASTTHLVVDKTGTLTQGRPTVTALYPATGDDETRLLQIAASLEASSEHPLAEAVIRSAAEREISLLSLREFSSVPGKGVQARIAEQTWYLGNRRFMEEQRQEKGLAQQELPEQLVAIAEEQAAQGATPIWLADEEQVQGLLILRDPVRADSAAAVRKLQAQGITVVMCTGDSRAAAEAVAAELGIKEVHAEMLPQEKLQVVQELQAKGYKVGMAGDGVNDAPALAQADTGFAIGSGTDVAIDNGDITLAGDSLALVSVAVGISRATLGNIKQNLFGAFIYNVLGIPLAAGLFFPFTGWLLPPMFASAAMALSSVTVVSNANRLRFFKPE from the coding sequence ATGTCAGAGAACAGTGATCCTTATACTATCCGAGTGAATGATATGACCTGCGCTGCCTGCGTGCGCCGGGTTGAGCAGGCGATCACAGCAGTGGAAGGGGTCAAGAACGGTACTGTTAATCTGATAGAGAAAAATGCCGAAGTTGTTGGCGGCGACCCGCAACAGGTTGTTGAGGCTATTATTCAGCGTGGATATGAGGCAAGCCTTGTCATCAAAGAAGAGGCCGGGGATTTCCTCTTATCTTTTCCAGAGGGTAAACCAGAGCAAGATGGAGTCCTTCAGCTTCTCTCCGTGTACGACGCAGACGTAAAGCTTCTGGAGCAGGATGGTCGCTTACAGGTGTCGACCATCCTACATCCGGCAGATGTCCTGCTGCTCTTGCAAGAGGCCGGGATTACTGCGCAGATCGAAGAGCAGTACGACGATCCTTATGTGCAGGAAGCCGAGGCGACTCGCAAAGAAATCCGCCGTTCCTGGCAAAAGGCCATTCTTGCTGCTGTGGTCGGTTTCGGTATCATGGCCGGTGAGATGTCCGGCCTGTTCCCACCTTTAGCTGAGGCCCGTTTTTTCTGGTTTCTCCTTGCCTTACTCTGTCTTGGCGTGATGTCCTTCAGTGGTGGGATGTACTATATCACGGCCTGGAAACATGCCCGGCATAAGAGTTCCAGCATGGATACCTTGGTGGCGCTGAGTACCTCGGCAGCCTGGCTGGCCTCTCTTCTGTTGATTATTTGGCCGGACTTTGTGCCAGGGCGGCATGCGCACCTGTACCTTGATGCCTCTGTCATGATCCTGGCCTTTCTCCAATTCGGCCATGCTTTGGAGGTTCGGGCCAAGCAAACCACCCGGGAGGCAATCAGTTCCCTGGTTGGTCTGCGGGCAAAGTCTGCCCGAATCCTGCGGCAGGGTGGGGACGTAAGCGGTGAGTTGGAATTGCCGGTTTCTTTTGTTCGTCTTGGAGATACAGTCCGGGTACGACCAGGAGAAAAGATCCCTCTTGATGGCAAGATTAAGGAGGGCTCGACAGCGGTGGATGAATCCATGCTGACCGGAGAACCTTTGCCCGTGAAGAAGAAGGCAGGCGACCAGGTGACCGGCGGCACGGTCAATACCACCGGGTCTTTCCTCTTCACGGTGACAGGCATTGGTGAGGATACCACCCTTGCCCATATCATCCGCATGGTGAAACAGGCCCAGCTCGGCAAGCCGCCTATCGGGAGATTGGCGGACCGGGTTGCGGCTGTTTTTGTTCCTACAGTCATCCTTATTTCTCTGCTCGTCTTTGGCGTCTGGCTTGGGGTTGGGCCCAGCCCAGCCCTCCCACATGCCCTGACCGCTGCTATTGCGGTCCTGGTGATTGCCTGTCCCTGCGCCTTGGGGCTTGCCTCGCCCATTGCTATCATGGTAGGGACCAGTCGGGCTGCTGAACTGAATATCCTGGTGCGCAACCCCGATGGGCTGCAATCCGCAGCATCCACAACCCATCTCGTGGTGGACAAGACCGGTACCCTGACCCAAGGTCGCCCTACAGTGACAGCTTTGTATCCGGCCACAGGGGATGATGAGACGAGATTGCTCCAGATCGCAGCCAGTCTTGAAGCCAGCTCAGAGCATCCTCTGGCTGAGGCAGTGATCAGGAGTGCAGCGGAAAGAGAGATCTCGCTGCTTTCTCTGCGAGAGTTCTCCTCTGTACCGGGCAAGGGCGTACAGGCCCGGATTGCTGAGCAGACCTGGTATCTCGGTAACCGGCGTTTTATGGAAGAACAGCGCCAAGAGAAGGGGTTGGCTCAGCAGGAGTTACCGGAGCAACTGGTGGCGATTGCTGAAGAGCAGGCTGCTCAGGGGGCAACCCCGATCTGGCTGGCCGATGAGGAACAGGTGCAAGGCCTGCTGATCCTGCGTGATCCTGTCCGTGCTGATTCTGCGGCGGCTGTGCGGAAATTACAGGCTCAGGGCATCACGGTGGTGATGTGTACCGGGGACAGTCGGGCCGCAGCAGAGGCCGTGGCAGCAGAGTTGGGGATCAAGGAGGTCCATGCAGAGATGCTGCCCCAGGAAAAACTCCAGGTGGTGCAGGAGCTCCAGGCAAAGGGATACAAGGTTGGTATGGCAGGGGATGGGGTGAATGATGCTCCGGCTCTGGCCCAGGCAGATACCGGTTTTGCCATTGGTTCAGGAACCGATGTGGCCATTGATAACGGGGATATCACCTTGGCTGGTGATTCGCTGGCCCTGGTGTCGGTAGCTGTGGGCATCTCCAGAGCCACCTTAGGGAATATTAAGCAGAACCTGTTCGGGGCCTTTATCTATAATGTCCTGGGCATTCCGTTGGCCGCAGGCCTGTTCTTCCCCTTTACCGGCTGGCTGCTCCCGCCTATGTTTGCCTCGGCAGCGATGGCCCTGTCCTCCGTGACTGTGGTCTCTAATGCCAATCGGCTGCGTTTCTTCAAGCCGGAATAA
- a CDS encoding DUF6010 family protein: protein MEAVSTAIGYIIIAVFYAIFGVTVGLGSIYLTKAFSNLKMEQVFFGVLLVLIAAFYWAFTLYFGAQDAWTIEIVSVLGFAVLGLAGIRFTTLLIIGYLLHGIWDGVHEFNMSMNENAWDLTSLPLGYGFLCVAYDFFIAGYFYTRRKQWRAAWGGSKKTSPSSCKCS from the coding sequence ATGGAGGCAGTATCAACGGCTATAGGGTATATTATAATTGCTGTTTTTTATGCCATTTTTGGGGTGACAGTAGGTCTGGGGTCGATTTATTTAACAAAGGCCTTTTCTAACCTGAAGATGGAACAGGTTTTTTTTGGTGTACTTCTGGTGTTGATTGCGGCCTTCTACTGGGCTTTTACCCTGTATTTTGGGGCGCAGGACGCATGGACTATAGAGATTGTCTCTGTCCTCGGTTTTGCAGTTTTAGGATTAGCCGGTATTCGTTTTACAACCTTGCTGATTATAGGCTATTTATTGCATGGGATTTGGGATGGAGTTCATGAGTTCAATATGAGTATGAACGAGAATGCATGGGATTTGACCTCACTTCCCTTGGGATATGGATTTCTCTGTGTTGCATATGATTTTTTTATAGCAGGATATTTTTATACCCGTCGAAAACAATGGCGCGCAGCTTGGGGTGGTTCTAAGAAAACTTCCCCCTCATCATGTAAGTGTTCTTGA
- a CDS encoding DUF5329 family protein, protein MPFFLIFILLITGTAHADVPAAQQAEVEHLLSFVQTSTCLIDRNGSSHTGEEAAAHIKKKYDYFSNKIKTTEQFIEYSATKSTMSGSYYTVRCDGQEPIRTRDWLLRELKAYRRSRSR, encoded by the coding sequence ATGCCTTTCTTTCTCATTTTCATCTTACTGATCACAGGTACAGCCCACGCTGACGTTCCAGCAGCACAGCAGGCGGAGGTGGAGCATCTCCTCAGCTTTGTCCAAACCTCGACCTGCCTCATCGATCGGAACGGCTCAAGCCATACCGGTGAAGAAGCGGCTGCTCATATCAAAAAGAAATACGATTACTTCAGTAACAAAATTAAGACGACAGAGCAGTTTATTGAGTACTCAGCGACCAAGAGTACAATGAGTGGAAGCTATTATACGGTACGCTGTGACGGGCAGGAGCCGATTCGTACACGGGATTGGCTCCTGCGGGAGCTGAAGGCGTACCGGCGGAGTCGTAGTCGATAA
- a CDS encoding STAS domain-containing protein, producing the protein MKIEQMNNCLVVRFEETRLDASSAPNFVNAVCNAFEQLADSVQSVILDMKQIQFADSRGLGSIVLIFHKLKANLLLCGAGEQVEKLIKLTRLDSVLQLYQDIPSALKDA; encoded by the coding sequence ATGAAAATTGAGCAAATGAACAATTGCCTGGTGGTTCGCTTCGAAGAAACACGACTGGATGCCTCCAGTGCGCCAAATTTCGTAAATGCTGTGTGTAACGCTTTTGAGCAATTAGCCGATTCCGTTCAATCTGTCATTCTTGACATGAAACAAATTCAATTTGCAGATAGTCGTGGACTTGGCTCTATCGTTTTAATTTTTCATAAACTAAAGGCCAATCTTCTGCTCTGCGGCGCCGGAGAACAAGTTGAGAAACTGATAAAGTTAACTCGATTGGACAGTGTATTGCAATTGTATCAAGATATCCCTTCTGCTCTAAAAGACGCCTGA
- a CDS encoding IS1634 family transposase: MDFPSAGDLGPVPEVIHAVAPDLMKDPEQAAFRSLGIEYGDVRQRWLVVYSPEAYQRNLKTVNKKCLKLSTAEAKQFDKLCKQDFSCEADALKAFSRFENKLKMLSIHGAHVVALPRHTGKGRPAKGKHPDFYVYRIEGNPASLLHERTRLLERKSCFILATNQLDCEELSDEELREAYKDQQKVERGFRFLKDPFFMASTLFLKSRKRIMALMMVMTLCLLVYAALEYRIREELDTNNETFPNQKGKPVSAPTARWVFQFFSGIHVLIIGGAQQAVLNLNEHHLRLLRLLGARYEILYS, from the coding sequence GTGGATTTCCCGAGTGCCGGAGACCTTGGCCCTGTCCCGGAAGTTATCCATGCAGTAGCACCAGATTTGATGAAGGATCCAGAACAAGCAGCTTTTCGCAGTCTCGGGATAGAGTATGGCGATGTCAGGCAGCGCTGGTTAGTTGTCTATTCTCCTGAAGCATATCAACGAAATCTCAAGACCGTGAACAAAAAATGTCTGAAGTTGAGCACAGCTGAGGCCAAGCAGTTCGATAAATTATGCAAGCAGGATTTTTCTTGCGAGGCTGATGCGTTAAAGGCCTTCTCCCGTTTTGAAAACAAACTGAAAATGCTCTCAATTCATGGCGCTCATGTTGTTGCCTTGCCTCGTCATACGGGGAAAGGACGACCTGCCAAGGGGAAACATCCGGATTTTTATGTTTATCGAATTGAAGGCAACCCAGCATCCCTGCTTCATGAGAGAACTCGGTTGTTGGAGCGAAAAAGCTGTTTTATTCTGGCAACGAACCAGTTGGATTGCGAAGAGTTGTCCGATGAGGAACTTCGGGAAGCGTACAAAGATCAGCAAAAGGTTGAGCGGGGCTTTCGCTTCCTCAAAGATCCATTTTTCATGGCTTCCACTCTTTTCCTGAAATCTCGAAAACGTATCATGGCCCTGATGATGGTCATGACCCTTTGCCTTCTCGTTTATGCAGCTTTAGAGTATCGTATCCGGGAAGAGCTTGATACAAATAACGAAACTTTCCCAAATCAGAAGGGAAAGCCCGTTTCTGCTCCTACAGCCCGTTGGGTATTTCAGTTTTTTTCAGGAATTCATGTGCTGATTATCGGGGGTGCGCAACAAGCAGTTTTAAATTTGAATGAGCACCACCTGCGTCTACTCAGATTGTTGGGTGCGAGGTATGAAATACTATATTCCTGA
- a CDS encoding IS1634 family transposase: protein MESKTTLLSQECSSKILNHLGLVAGTYDELGLGELIDSLIPQDKEKRVVSVGQAVKAMVVNGLGFANRALYLTPHFFQDKPVDRLIGEGIKAQDLNDTVLGRALDTIYKHNPEELYAYLAVRTVERLGLFVRFGHLDSTSFHTDGSYQDNGSEEEDGVVRITKGYSRDHRPDLNQIVLQLICERQAGIPLLMKPLSGNSSDKTDFRKTIQAHIDQLKNDFILKYLVADSALYTAETLRELSRILWISRVPETLALSRKLSMQ, encoded by the coding sequence ATGGAAAGCAAAACAACTCTTTTATCGCAGGAATGCTCCAGTAAGATTCTCAATCATTTGGGTTTAGTAGCCGGTACGTATGATGAACTCGGACTGGGCGAGTTAATTGACAGTTTGATTCCTCAGGATAAAGAGAAACGGGTGGTCTCGGTCGGTCAGGCAGTTAAGGCGATGGTTGTTAATGGGTTGGGGTTCGCAAATCGGGCACTGTATCTGACCCCGCATTTTTTTCAGGACAAGCCTGTGGATCGACTCATCGGAGAAGGCATTAAGGCTCAGGACCTGAACGACACAGTGTTAGGTCGGGCCTTGGACACAATTTACAAGCATAATCCCGAAGAGTTATATGCGTATCTTGCGGTCAGGACAGTTGAGCGTCTCGGATTATTTGTCCGTTTCGGCCACTTGGATTCAACAAGCTTTCATACCGATGGCAGCTATCAGGACAACGGATCAGAAGAGGAAGATGGTGTTGTTCGGATTACAAAAGGCTACAGTCGGGATCATCGTCCAGATCTAAACCAGATTGTTTTGCAGCTGATTTGTGAACGACAAGCTGGTATCCCGCTTCTCATGAAACCGCTCAGTGGCAACAGTAGCGACAAAACAGATTTTCGGAAAACAATTCAAGCGCATATTGATCAGCTGAAAAACGATTTCATCCTGAAGTATCTGGTTGCAGACAGTGCGCTCTATACAGCGGAGACACTCAGGGAATTGAGCAGGATCTTGTGGATTTCCCGAGTGCCGGAGACCTTGGCCCTGTCCCGGAAGTTATCCATGCAGTAG